In Pecten maximus chromosome 10, xPecMax1.1, whole genome shotgun sequence, one genomic interval encodes:
- the LOC117335327 gene encoding uncharacterized protein LOC117335327: MAKFAVFGSSYVTRLERYCHGDLKVPGTVRFFGKGGMRSDSIPRQLLRDLIEYNPDVVLIQLGGNDISATSSPNDIFQRLLTLQVDLHHAGIQQVYFTEIVRRGNFDKSPGLTATSFEKQRKKINRLLLTRLRYIKIRVNFPEDYDRDQVHFNDSGLRTQFHALRRPFFA; encoded by the exons ATGGCCAAGTTTGCAGTATTTGGGAGCAGCTATGTTACTCGTCTTGAGAgatattgtcatggtgatctTAAG GTTCCTGGCACCGTCAGATTCTTCGGGAAGGGTGGCATGCGTTCTGATTCGATTCCAAGACAACTACTTAGAGACCTGATAGAGTACAACCCTGATGTTGTACTCATCCAACTAGGAGGAAATGACATCTCAGCGACATCATCCCCCAACGACATTTTCCAGAGACTTCTGACACTGCAGGTGGACCTACATCATGCTGGAATTCAGCAGGTGTACTTTACAGAGATTGTGCGACGTGGTAACTTTGACAAGTCCCCAGGCCTGACAGCGACGTCTTTTGAGAAACAACGGAAGAAGATAAATCGACTACTGCTGACTAGACTGAGATACATCAAGATTAGAGTTAACTTTCCAGAGGACTATGACCGTGACCAAGTGCATTTCAACGACTCAGGACTCAGGACCCAGTTCCATGCTTTGAGACGACCATTTTTTGCataa